A genomic region of bacterium contains the following coding sequences:
- the priA gene encoding primosomal protein N' yields MYIKVAVPVPGLPDLTYQTKEKQLVLPGVRVAVPLGRRVINGVVVETETVSPGTVRTIRSVVKQLDSEPALSPELLKLGNWISAYYHCSRGEALAAMLPGPAQPASIEKYRQSQEQELHLEKPLRGHAQTLLERLQTGPKTRDVLLQDLPIAASAALRKLLQKEWVTKQVVPAYAETPGELESFQPLVGPVLTSDQSAALDEIVKAINQRCFETFLLHGVTGSGKTEVYLQAIAQILSQEQGAILLVPEIALTPQTCKRIRERFGNLVALLHSGLTPKERATAWQRLRVGHARVALGPRSAVFAPVQKLGLIIVDEEYESSFKQDDTPRYNARDVAVVRAQMQKAVLILGSATPAIETYYNALQGKYKLCSLPRRVDDKQLPEVIAVDMSREISEKQGPPIFSQALLTALAVRLDSGEQSILFLNRRGFAPWVMCPACRHVLVCPDCSVSLVYHQEQDRLMCHSCGHTASARPACPKCGTACVRLVGAGTQRIESELKHYFPQARVLRIDQDTARRRGSLEKAFASFGKGEADILIGTQMVAKGIDYPNVTLVGIISADTALHLPDFRAEEKTFQLMVQVAGRAGRGGKPGLVLAQTHTINHPVIALAQQQDYKAFFDREIQQRRELDYPPFTRMAVIICRGVQPAAALKLANVIADRMKRIAQKHDRLLGPVPSPRERVAKEHRFQILVKCPTVAARRRLLDVVDSMRPVSGTRVIIDVDPQNML; encoded by the coding sequence ATGTATATCAAGGTTGCAGTGCCGGTTCCTGGACTGCCCGATTTAACCTATCAAACAAAGGAAAAACAGCTGGTCCTGCCGGGAGTTCGTGTGGCGGTTCCATTGGGCAGGCGGGTTATCAATGGCGTGGTGGTTGAGACGGAAACCGTGTCCCCGGGTACCGTGCGAACGATTCGTTCAGTTGTCAAACAACTGGATTCGGAACCGGCGTTATCACCCGAATTGCTTAAACTGGGAAACTGGATCAGCGCCTATTATCATTGTTCCCGGGGTGAGGCGCTGGCAGCCATGCTGCCCGGTCCGGCACAGCCGGCCAGTATTGAAAAATACCGTCAATCACAGGAACAAGAACTGCACTTGGAAAAACCGCTGCGCGGTCATGCCCAAACGCTTTTGGAACGTTTGCAGACCGGACCTAAAACTCGTGACGTGTTACTACAAGATTTGCCGATAGCAGCGAGTGCCGCCTTGCGGAAACTTCTGCAAAAAGAGTGGGTGACCAAGCAGGTGGTTCCGGCATACGCTGAAACACCCGGGGAGTTGGAATCCTTCCAGCCGCTGGTCGGACCGGTTTTGACATCGGATCAATCAGCGGCACTGGATGAAATTGTAAAAGCAATAAACCAGAGATGTTTCGAAACTTTTTTATTACATGGCGTAACCGGAAGCGGGAAAACAGAGGTCTATCTGCAGGCGATTGCGCAGATTTTATCCCAGGAGCAAGGTGCGATATTACTTGTTCCGGAAATCGCGTTAACACCGCAGACCTGCAAACGTATTCGTGAGCGCTTTGGTAATCTGGTGGCGTTATTGCACTCGGGCTTGACACCTAAAGAGCGTGCAACCGCCTGGCAGCGTCTCCGCGTAGGTCATGCCCGGGTAGCTTTGGGACCTCGATCAGCTGTTTTTGCGCCGGTTCAAAAATTGGGTCTGATTATTGTGGATGAGGAATATGAATCTTCCTTTAAGCAGGATGACACGCCACGTTACAACGCCCGGGATGTGGCGGTGGTACGGGCGCAAATGCAAAAGGCGGTCCTGATATTAGGCTCGGCCACACCGGCGATTGAAACCTATTATAATGCATTGCAGGGAAAATATAAATTATGCTCACTTCCCAGGCGCGTGGATGATAAACAACTGCCGGAAGTCATAGCCGTTGATATGAGCCGGGAAATCAGCGAAAAACAAGGACCGCCGATTTTTTCACAGGCATTGCTTACCGCCTTGGCAGTACGCCTTGATTCGGGGGAGCAAAGCATTCTTTTTCTGAACCGTCGTGGATTTGCTCCGTGGGTCATGTGTCCGGCATGCCGGCATGTTTTGGTTTGTCCGGATTGCAGTGTTTCACTGGTTTATCATCAAGAGCAAGACCGTCTGATGTGTCATAGTTGCGGTCATACAGCATCCGCAAGACCGGCATGCCCCAAGTGCGGAACTGCTTGTGTGCGCTTGGTCGGCGCAGGAACGCAAAGGATAGAATCCGAACTCAAGCATTATTTTCCGCAGGCGCGGGTTTTGCGTATTGATCAGGATACTGCGCGGCGGCGGGGAAGCCTGGAAAAAGCATTTGCTTCGTTCGGCAAAGGGGAAGCGGATATTCTCATCGGCACTCAGATGGTGGCCAAAGGGATTGATTATCCCAACGTGACTTTGGTGGGTATTATTTCTGCGGATACAGCATTGCATTTACCTGACTTTCGTGCAGAAGAAAAAACTTTTCAATTGATGGTGCAGGTTGCCGGTCGCGCCGGGCGGGGCGGCAAGCCGGGATTGGTTCTGGCCCAGACCCATACGATCAACCATCCGGTGATTGCATTGGCGCAGCAACAGGATTACAAAGCTTTTTTTGATCGGGAAATCCAGCAGCGCCGGGAATTGGATTATCCGCCTTTTACCAGAATGGCGGTCATCATTTGTCGCGGCGTTCAACCGGCTGCGGCACTGAAATTGGCCAATGTGATTGCCGACCGGATGAAACGTATTGCACAAAAGCACGATAGACTATTGGGCCCGGTACCGTCGCCGAGGGAAAGAGTTGCCAAAGAGCACCGCTTTCAGATTTTGGTGAAATGTCCGACCGTTGCGGCAAGGAGACGTTTGTTGGATGTGGTGGATTCCATGAGACCGGTCTCCGGGACGCGCGTTATAATTGATGTTGATCCGCAGAACATGTTGTGA
- a CDS encoding VWA domain-containing protein: MLKNNLWVRLSFAAAAVFFITMAGCFNNPVDPITGGGSGGGTIPVNSSDATTSSVTAGYSQANDQGIFISVRDQNGDALNAAYFNNASFAVNYNGTQIAAGSISVATASGSGQSISSSLVLDYSGSMGSQDITDMENAAVTFVNNMQAADRGEVIKFGSSVVREMSYTADKSALSTVITGPTTAGGSTALYDAVYMGLTDTAQESGQRAVIAFTDGYENASSHSLTDIVGYAQNNSIPIYTVGLGGADSTTLQSIATQTYGLYYEAPTSAELATIYSRIAQIFNNTLLISWPSFVYRSGDTIVITVTYSCSTGTYTSTISITLP; this comes from the coding sequence ATGTTAAAAAATAATCTATGGGTCAGGTTGAGTTTTGCGGCGGCGGCGGTTTTTTTTATTACCATGGCGGGATGTTTTAACAACCCGGTCGACCCCATTACCGGTGGCGGCAGTGGCGGCGGTACTATACCGGTAAATTCGAGCGATGCCACAACGTCCAGCGTGACGGCTGGGTATTCTCAGGCCAATGATCAGGGGATATTTATTTCCGTGCGTGATCAAAACGGCGATGCCTTGAATGCGGCGTATTTCAACAACGCCAGTTTTGCCGTCAACTACAATGGCACTCAGATTGCTGCCGGTTCAATATCCGTGGCTACAGCCAGTGGGTCGGGACAGAGTATTTCCAGTTCACTGGTGCTGGATTATTCCGGGTCCATGGGTTCACAGGACATTACCGATATGGAAAATGCCGCAGTGACATTTGTGAATAACATGCAGGCAGCGGACCGCGGTGAAGTGATTAAATTCGGGAGCTCCGTGGTTCGTGAGATGAGTTACACGGCGGACAAAAGTGCATTGTCTACTGTTATCACAGGGCCAACCACCGCGGGCGGATCAACCGCCCTGTATGATGCAGTCTATATGGGACTCACCGATACAGCGCAGGAGTCCGGACAACGGGCAGTGATTGCATTTACCGATGGGTATGAAAATGCCAGTTCGCATAGCCTGACAGATATTGTAGGTTATGCACAAAATAATAGTATTCCGATTTATACAGTCGGTCTCGGCGGTGCTGATTCAACCACATTGCAGAGCATCGCGACTCAGACCTATGGGCTGTACTATGAAGCGCCCACCTCTGCTGAATTGGCGACTATCTACTCACGGATTGCTCAGATTTTTAATAACACCTTGCTTATTTCCTGGCCGTCATTTGTGTACCGTTCGGGTGATACCATTGTGATCACTGTCACCTACAGTTGCAGCACGGGCACGTATACATCAACCATTTCGATTACATTACCTTAA
- a CDS encoding DPP IV N-terminal domain-containing protein — MKIKFGSSPFDDDGTFLRTLMLFALLIILLVFIFGPPTSSITKVNTTQTTAKAIFMPSQAPLLKMVTKPKALYITEQAGYPPVIENTPMPTPTPAGGGILRKIAFASNRGNGRHYQLYMMDANGRTVEQLHESKFFDRDPHFSYNGTELAFSSNRSGTYQIYILDLKTRAVKQITRGGADKTNPFWSPNDSQILFTLHKDESAELGMMNADGSKPRQLTRAFGHSHGYGFSPNGRWVSFESTMNNRSEIFIYDLLEKKSRALIKNDDLTYQGDPVFSPLGNKLVFSCNSLEKKTRQLYMYDLAWRKYYRITDDQMDKDDPLFSPDGSKIAYVARWENAWNIFIMDTDGKHVRNVTKSYYDNVVPSWR, encoded by the coding sequence TTGAAAATCAAGTTTGGATCATCACCTTTTGATGACGATGGAACGTTTCTTAGAACCTTGATGTTATTTGCGCTTTTAATCATCTTGCTGGTATTTATTTTTGGACCACCCACGTCATCAATCACGAAAGTGAATACAACGCAAACGACAGCCAAGGCTATTTTTATGCCCTCGCAGGCGCCATTGCTTAAAATGGTGACCAAACCCAAAGCACTTTATATTACTGAACAGGCCGGTTATCCACCCGTGATTGAAAATACACCTATGCCGACACCCACACCCGCGGGTGGCGGTATTTTACGGAAAATTGCATTTGCTTCTAACCGGGGGAACGGCAGGCATTATCAACTTTATATGATGGATGCCAACGGGAGAACAGTCGAGCAGCTCCATGAATCCAAATTTTTTGACCGTGATCCACATTTTTCTTATAACGGGACCGAGCTGGCTTTTTCTTCCAATCGTTCCGGTACCTATCAAATTTATATACTTGATTTGAAGACCCGTGCCGTCAAACAAATTACCCGGGGTGGTGCGGACAAAACCAATCCGTTTTGGAGTCCCAATGACAGCCAAATTTTATTTACGCTGCACAAAGATGAATCCGCTGAATTGGGTATGATGAACGCCGATGGTTCCAAACCAAGGCAGCTAACCCGGGCGTTTGGGCACAGCCATGGCTATGGTTTTTCACCGAATGGCCGGTGGGTTTCCTTTGAATCCACCATGAACAACCGCAGTGAAATTTTTATTTATGACTTACTGGAGAAGAAGAGCCGGGCTTTGATTAAAAATGATGACTTGACCTATCAGGGTGATCCGGTTTTTTCACCTCTGGGAAATAAACTGGTTTTTTCCTGCAACAGTCTTGAGAAAAAAACCCGCCAGCTTTATATGTATGATCTCGCCTGGCGGAAATATTATCGAATTACCGATGACCAGATGGACAAAGATGATCCGCTGTTTTCCCCTGACGGAAGCAAAATTGCCTATGTGGCCCGGTGGGAAAATGCCTGGAATATTTTTATCATGGATACAGATGGTAAGCATGTGCGCAATGTGACCAAGAGCTATTACGATAATGTTGTGCCCAGCTGGCGGTAA
- a CDS encoding uracil-DNA glycosylase, with translation MSQLKNELLDSIRRMKKNIAAQINRGDNIISFFRTGKTSPSRILQPAAKEQDGFQKLYAQVKNCKQCELAGSRRNVVFGEGDPSAQLVFVGEAPGLDEDKSGRPFMGEEGNLLTKIIESIGLKREEVYLCNVLKCRPPGNRNPSSVEIEACQSFLKIQLDLIKPKVICALGAFAGQVLLQTKEPIGTLRGKIYTYQGIPVVPTYHPAALLYRPQNKKYVWQDMKHIALLLKSG, from the coding sequence ATGTCACAACTCAAGAATGAATTACTGGACTCAATTCGCCGGATGAAAAAAAATATTGCTGCACAGATTAACCGCGGTGATAATATTATTTCGTTTTTCCGGACAGGTAAGACATCCCCCAGCCGCATCCTGCAACCCGCAGCCAAAGAACAGGATGGATTTCAAAAACTCTATGCGCAGGTGAAAAATTGTAAGCAATGTGAGCTGGCTGGTTCACGGCGGAATGTGGTGTTTGGTGAAGGAGATCCTTCAGCACAATTGGTTTTTGTGGGTGAGGCGCCGGGATTGGATGAAGATAAAAGCGGCCGTCCCTTTATGGGAGAGGAGGGGAACTTACTGACCAAGATTATTGAATCCATCGGACTCAAAAGAGAAGAAGTCTATCTCTGCAATGTTTTGAAATGCCGTCCGCCGGGAAACCGCAATCCTTCGTCTGTGGAAATTGAAGCATGTCAGTCTTTTTTGAAAATACAGCTGGATTTAATAAAACCCAAGGTGATCTGTGCACTCGGTGCATTTGCCGGACAGGTGCTTTTGCAGACAAAAGAACCGATTGGTACACTGCGTGGTAAAATTTACACCTATCAGGGTATCCCGGTTGTTCCGACCTACCATCCTGCAGCATTGCTTTATCGTCCGCAAAATAAAAAATATGTCTGGCAGGATATGAAACACATTGCTTTACTTTTAAAATCAGGGTAA
- a CDS encoding PorV/PorQ family protein has translation MTRQSSIHRKQRLPVRRLIAAALGLIVIAGSSYGPCISQVYAAGQAAAYLREGIGARAMGMGNAGTALADDATVAYWNPAALPFLEAISIASQTGILEWDRSWNFLNFIYPGIRQDGGRYAFGASWVSFSAGDDIEARTFNRPEADYTFKDMQDTYLFSAAAKTPAGLSLGANIKIITHSLDEVSGNGLGMDLAIFQKVTPHWQWGLMMQDVYSTIQWPGDYLDRLPMLLRAGVLHRMLENKLLVAVDLGGEFFHAAGAFREFHYQLGVEYQFIPRLAVRAGLDSGQWTLGAGYGFLLKDLAIVQLDYALAGEASAGMGLTHLLSLVINLLPG, from the coding sequence ATGACCAGGCAATCAAGCATACATCGCAAGCAACGACTGCCGGTGCGGCGACTGATCGCGGCAGCACTGGGACTGATCGTGATAGCCGGTAGCAGCTATGGTCCGTGTATTTCGCAGGTTTATGCAGCCGGCCAAGCAGCCGCTTATCTGCGCGAGGGTATTGGGGCGCGTGCTATGGGCATGGGTAATGCCGGAACCGCATTGGCGGATGATGCCACAGTTGCTTACTGGAATCCGGCAGCCTTGCCTTTTTTAGAAGCGATCAGCATTGCCTCACAAACCGGTATTTTGGAATGGGATCGATCCTGGAATTTTCTTAATTTTATTTATCCCGGGATACGACAGGACGGAGGCAGGTACGCTTTCGGCGCCAGCTGGGTCAGTTTTTCCGCCGGCGATGATATCGAAGCGCGGACGTTTAACCGTCCGGAAGCGGACTATACATTTAAGGATATGCAAGACACCTATCTTTTTTCCGCTGCGGCAAAAACCCCCGCAGGTTTAAGTCTGGGTGCGAATATTAAAATAATAACCCATTCCCTGGATGAGGTGTCCGGCAATGGCCTGGGGATGGATTTGGCGATTTTTCAAAAAGTAACACCCCACTGGCAGTGGGGTTTGATGATGCAGGACGTGTATAGTACGATTCAATGGCCGGGAGATTATCTGGACCGGCTTCCCATGCTGTTGCGTGCCGGAGTTCTGCATCGGATGCTGGAAAACAAACTGCTTGTGGCAGTTGATTTGGGCGGGGAATTTTTCCATGCTGCCGGGGCTTTTCGGGAGTTTCATTATCAGCTTGGGGTAGAGTATCAATTTATTCCCCGCCTGGCGGTTCGGGCAGGTCTGGATTCAGGTCAATGGACACTGGGCGCGGGGTACGGCTTTCTTTTAAAAGATTTGGCAATTGTACAACTGGATTATGCATTGGCAGGGGAAGCGTCGGCCGGTATGGGCCTGACGCACTTGCTGTCGCTGGTGATTAATTTATTGCCCGGATAG
- a CDS encoding S8 family serine peptidase, which produces MTMKKGMPFIIMIAVLFLLAGASWASSYKPGELLIKFKSQLSEESIVHAAQSLGLQTKEKKVLQQALLSPYGKKISTISERLGVGQWQLADPNTLQQVLKTLQQSSLVEYIEPNYRRIATAPLTNGPNDAFYQNGSQWWLEAVAADRAFAEGLIPSGNTIIIAIVDSGIRLDHQDLSAQLVTGRDYVNLNGNANDDEGHGTHVAGIIGATTHNTIGIAGTACDGSIQLMPIKALDSDGVGFDSDIAGGIIWAVDHGARVLNLSFGSDAMGKTLQDAVDYAYQQGCVVVASAGNFAQEGNPIFYPAAYPSVIAVAATTSTGAWADYSEYHDYVDIAAPGGHDSGNNATMLLSTYFMADDSYAYSYGTSMASPVVAGAAALLLIQNSDLAPDEVKNRLCMTATKTGSLVNDPDGWNRQLGWGQVNVYQALRNTTTYVLKKTGRSSYNFPNPFQPARGEKTEIMIPAEQAGGVVKLTILDAMGHLVYTQTVSGSVVYPGATLVWDGHDNQGDWVANGIYFYRLDVNGEIYENKIAVLNQ; this is translated from the coding sequence ATGACTATGAAAAAAGGTATGCCTTTCATCATCATGATCGCAGTGTTGTTTTTGCTAGCCGGTGCGTCATGGGCTTCCTCATACAAACCGGGCGAGCTGCTGATAAAATTTAAAAGTCAATTAAGCGAGGAAAGTATTGTTCATGCAGCGCAGTCCTTGGGACTTCAGACGAAAGAAAAGAAGGTGTTGCAGCAGGCCTTGCTGTCCCCTTATGGAAAAAAAATATCCACTATTTCAGAGCGGCTTGGTGTAGGACAATGGCAGCTTGCTGATCCCAATACGCTGCAGCAGGTGCTCAAGACATTACAGCAGTCTTCGCTGGTTGAGTATATTGAACCTAATTACCGGCGGATTGCAACTGCGCCGCTTACCAATGGGCCGAATGATGCTTTTTACCAAAACGGGAGTCAATGGTGGCTGGAAGCTGTGGCAGCGGATCGTGCTTTTGCCGAAGGATTGATCCCCAGTGGGAATACAATCATCATCGCCATTGTGGACAGCGGTATTCGTTTGGATCATCAGGATCTAAGTGCGCAATTGGTAACCGGAAGAGACTATGTCAATTTAAACGGCAATGCAAACGATGATGAAGGCCACGGGACTCATGTGGCCGGGATTATCGGTGCGACGACGCATAACACGATCGGGATTGCAGGCACAGCATGTGATGGGAGTATTCAATTAATGCCGATCAAAGCGCTGGATAGTGACGGCGTTGGTTTTGATTCGGATATTGCCGGCGGAATTATTTGGGCTGTGGACCATGGTGCCCGGGTTTTGAATTTGAGTTTTGGCAGTGATGCAATGGGTAAGACGCTGCAGGATGCAGTTGACTATGCGTATCAGCAAGGCTGCGTGGTTGTTGCATCAGCCGGGAATTTTGCCCAGGAAGGTAATCCGATATTTTACCCGGCAGCATATCCTTCGGTGATTGCTGTGGCAGCGACGACAAGTACCGGCGCCTGGGCGGATTATTCAGAGTATCATGACTATGTAGACATTGCCGCGCCGGGTGGGCACGATAGCGGAAATAATGCAACCATGTTGTTGAGTACTTATTTTATGGCAGACGATTCCTACGCCTATTCATACGGCACCTCCATGGCATCGCCGGTTGTAGCTGGCGCGGCCGCACTGCTGTTAATACAAAATTCGGACCTGGCGCCGGACGAAGTCAAAAACCGGCTATGCATGACAGCGACCAAGACCGGCAGTCTGGTAAATGATCCGGACGGGTGGAACCGGCAATTAGGATGGGGTCAGGTGAATGTTTACCAGGCGCTGCGCAATACAACCACCTATGTTCTGAAAAAAACCGGACGGTCAAGTTATAATTTTCCCAACCCGTTTCAACCGGCCAGAGGGGAAAAAACCGAGATCATGATCCCGGCAGAGCAGGCAGGCGGCGTGGTGAAATTGACCATTTTGGATGCCATGGGACATTTGGTGTATACGCAGACAGTCTCAGGGAGTGTGGTCTATCCCGGCGCCACGCTTGTCTGGGACGGACATGACAACCAGGGCGATTGGGTCGCCAACGGTATCTATTTCTACCGGTTGGATGTGAATGGTGAAATTTATGAAAATAAGATTGCGGTATTAAATCAATGA
- the coaBC gene encoding bifunctional phosphopantothenoylcysteine decarboxylase/phosphopantothenate--cysteine ligase CoaBC, protein MLKGRRILLGVTGSIAAYKAAELARKLIKAEADVTVVMTGNAQQFITPLTFRTITRRPVVTSLFADPASPVPHISLAQWAELVLIAPATADTIARVARGRADDLLSALVLDTIAPILWAPAMNTRMWENPATQENIQKLTRFGHHWVQPASGELACLEQGKGRLAGLEVIFNQVSDMLVPTGPLAGKKVLVTAGPTREPWDGIRYLSNRSTGKMGYALAQEAQRRGACVTLISGPVALESPGGVECILVGTAKEMHAAAMQVFLQTDIVIAAAAVADFKPAENIVGKIKKNQMPDRIKLEPNPDILKEMGAKKQHQLLVGFAAESENIEAAAIAKRKAKNCDLMIANQASGPEDAFAADTAQIFCIDREDSVELFERQSKDAVAGLICDRIGKMIKLEQ, encoded by the coding sequence ATGTTAAAAGGTCGGCGTATACTTCTGGGGGTGACCGGAAGTATTGCCGCATACAAAGCCGCCGAGCTGGCCAGGAAATTAATCAAGGCGGAAGCGGATGTCACAGTGGTTATGACCGGGAATGCGCAACAATTTATCACCCCGTTGACATTTCGGACCATTACCCGCAGGCCGGTGGTAACATCTCTGTTTGCCGACCCGGCATCTCCGGTGCCGCATATTTCTTTGGCCCAATGGGCGGAGCTGGTGCTCATCGCACCTGCGACTGCGGATACCATCGCCAGGGTTGCCCGGGGGCGTGCCGATGATTTATTATCTGCGCTGGTGTTGGATACCATTGCGCCGATTCTCTGGGCGCCTGCCATGAATACCCGTATGTGGGAAAATCCAGCGACACAGGAAAACATTCAAAAACTCACACGTTTTGGGCACCACTGGGTCCAGCCTGCTTCAGGCGAATTGGCTTGTCTGGAACAGGGCAAAGGCCGTTTGGCCGGGTTGGAAGTTATTTTTAACCAAGTCAGCGATATGCTGGTACCGACCGGTCCGCTGGCCGGGAAAAAAGTGCTTGTTACTGCCGGACCGACCCGCGAGCCTTGGGATGGCATTCGCTATTTATCCAATCGATCAACCGGGAAAATGGGATACGCTTTAGCGCAGGAAGCGCAGCGCCGGGGTGCATGCGTAACGCTTATTTCCGGACCTGTGGCATTGGAATCACCTGGGGGTGTTGAATGTATTTTGGTTGGCACGGCCAAGGAAATGCATGCTGCCGCCATGCAGGTGTTTTTGCAAACAGATATTGTGATTGCGGCGGCGGCGGTCGCGGATTTTAAACCGGCAGAAAATATTGTGGGTAAAATTAAAAAGAATCAGATGCCTGATCGGATTAAGCTGGAACCCAATCCGGATATTTTAAAGGAGATGGGCGCGAAGAAACAGCACCAGCTTCTGGTTGGGTTTGCGGCGGAATCGGAAAATATTGAGGCAGCGGCCATTGCCAAGCGGAAGGCTAAAAATTGTGATCTCATGATCGCCAATCAGGCATCCGGACCGGAAGATGCTTTTGCGGCGGATACTGCGCAAATTTTTTGTATTGACCGGGAGGATAGCGTGGAATTATTTGAACGCCAGTCCAAGGATGCGGTTGCCGGATTGATCTGTGACCGGATCGGGAAAATGATCAAATTGGAACAGTAG
- a CDS encoding DNA-directed RNA polymerase subunit omega — MNTLDLEKIVDKVGSKYEAVLRMSVIARRLANDGVNEENTGGDKITRVALNEYIEQNDLTSHVAIRPKE, encoded by the coding sequence ATGAATACTTTGGATCTGGAAAAAATTGTGGATAAAGTGGGAAGCAAATATGAGGCAGTGTTGCGGATGTCGGTTATTGCCCGTCGGCTGGCCAATGACGGCGTCAATGAGGAAAATACCGGTGGGGATAAAATTACCCGGGTGGCGTTGAACGAGTATATTGAGCAGAACGATCTTACCAGCCACGTCGCAATCAGACCAAAGGAATAA
- the gmk gene encoding guanylate kinase: MKRGRLIVISAPSGSGKTTICDRLLKRDKKIVRSISATTRERRGRERHGRDYYYRDKAVFKRDIQAGKFLEWAEVHGHYYGTLKQEVARQRKLGKDVALVIDVQGGLTVRRLDPEAVLIFIQPPSFQVLEKRLRFRGTDDRGTIAQRLKNARWEMKFVKDYDYSVVNNRLEEAVAQIKAILIAERLRVSVKRRTRKK, translated from the coding sequence ATGAAGCGCGGAAGACTCATTGTCATTTCAGCACCTTCCGGCAGCGGTAAGACAACCATCTGCGACCGGCTTTTAAAGCGGGACAAAAAAATCGTCCGCAGTATTTCCGCCACCACCCGTGAGCGCCGGGGGCGTGAGCGTCATGGCCGTGATTATTATTATCGGGACAAAGCGGTTTTTAAACGCGATATACAGGCGGGAAAGTTTTTAGAGTGGGCCGAAGTTCATGGACACTATTATGGGACGCTAAAGCAGGAAGTCGCCCGGCAGCGAAAGTTGGGCAAAGATGTTGCGTTGGTGATTGATGTTCAGGGCGGCTTGACGGTCAGACGGCTTGACCCGGAGGCGGTTTTGATTTTTATTCAACCACCGTCTTTTCAGGTGCTGGAAAAACGCTTGAGGTTCAGAGGCACAGACGATCGCGGGACTATTGCGCAGCGGCTGAAAAATGCCCGTTGGGAAATGAAATTTGTGAAGGATTATGATTATTCGGTTGTGAACAATCGTTTGGAAGAAGCGGTTGCGCAGATAAAGGCGATTTTAATCGCTGAACGATTGCGGGTAAGCGTAAAACGCAGAACCCGGAAAAAATAA
- a CDS encoding DUF370 domain-containing protein, with product METTLIPIGYGSSLAAWRIIAIIAPDSSPVKRLREEAHANGKLIDATHGRRTRAVLVMDSDHVVLSALQPETLSQRFYGNGTTETGTENRGRNKKQ from the coding sequence ATGGAAACAACACTGATACCAATTGGTTACGGCAGCAGTCTTGCAGCCTGGCGCATCATCGCTATTATTGCGCCCGACTCATCACCGGTGAAACGGCTGCGTGAGGAAGCGCATGCCAATGGAAAATTGATTGACGCCACCCATGGGCGGCGTACCCGGGCGGTTCTGGTGATGGATTCAGATCATGTTGTGCTTTCGGCACTCCAACCCGAGACCCTATCCCAGCGATTTTACGGCAATGGCACAACGGAGACCGGGACGGAAAACCGGGGACGGAATAAAAAACAATGA